ATACCGAAGTTAATCACGAATTACACACAAAAATAGCCCGAGGTGAACTAAGTCCTTatgatttcaataaaaatctTGTAAATAGAGAGCataaattacaaattcAATCCAAATCAGACTTAAGCACCGCATCTACTTCTGCTGTTACTACTACTAGCGCAACAGTTAGTAAATCAATTGGTATTGAAAATTACTTTTCCAAAACTACAGAAAACACCAATAAAGCAATTTCAACTAATTATAAGACAGAGCATAAAAAGCCAATAATAGATAAGATTAGCCAATGtgttaaaagaagaaaattaattagCAACgttcaaaatattaattatagaGTTGATGTAAGaagtaaatttttttcaggCGGTTCAACAATAACAGCTAACACTGCCCTGTTGTCAGCGACCCAGTCATCTAATGGATGGGCAAAAAATTCAGATAGTAATCAAGATAGTGTTGATACAGATATCCCTGATTCTGAACTTCCTACTCAAATTTCTAGTTCATACCCAATACTCTCATCAAACCAAAATATTAGCAAGCCTGTTGCGGTTAGTTTTAGTCAAACAAAGCCAGAAGCTTCTATAAATGTAATTTCAGTGTCTAATGTTATTGCCAATGATGGAGAAGACACTTCTGAAATCCTAAGTGAGGTTGACGATAGCCTTATGAAACCCATGATTGATTTAGTGGAACTGGATGACCAAGATGAAAATACTTCCATAAAGTCTGATGAAAGAGTCCTTCTCAAGGATATGCCATCTGAAAAAACAGAACGCTCATTATTTAGTAGCCAAAAATCTGCAACTGCTGATAAATCAAACACAAAATCACTGACTTTTTTCcaacaatttaaatattcacCATCTCAAGTTGCTACACAAACATCAAATAGTATTTCCTCAAGATATACTGCTGATTGTGGTAGCAATCTTAAAAGTCATAGTTTCAATACCATTGTGAATCGAAATAATAGCCAAGCTCTagatgataaagaaaatagaCTACCATCATCATCACAGTTACTTCAGAGTGAAGAAAAGAGATCTCTCTCTAATACTATTATAAGAAAACCGTTATCGATTAGTAATcctaataaattaaaaatttctaAAACTCTTTCTTTAAGTGACCATAAATTAACCCAATCTTTGAAAAGTTCCCAAGATTCAGAATTTCAACCCataaaaattacaaatgCTTTGGATAAAAGCAACATGAGCATATTGCATAGAAATAGCATTAGGTTTAGTTCCATAGGACACCTcgatgataaaaatataagcAAAGTAGATAATCGAAGAAGTGTCTCTTCATTGTCTaagtttatttataaaGATAAATGATAACCACATTTTGTTCAACTTACATATCatgtataatatattttattgtgtctattttcattttttctgTTATCTCAAAAACGTTTTATAAAGAGTTAAGCAAGTGTAACAAAGGCAGAACAGCTATTAACTATCTGCATTATCACTTATACGCTTAAACTTAATGTTTAAATGTTGGGATAATGGTTTTCGGCTATTCGCGGATAAATCAATTGCCTGGTGGAATAACTGATATGCCGAGGTTAGTACAGTCGAACTTTCACTATGTACCTAGAATTGTCTATCTTGATATGTTGCACAATGGCCACTTTTATCTTACCATTTCAACCCAGGTTTTCTAGCTAAGAAACAACCACATTCAATAACAAAAGAAAACGGAAACAGAAACAAGAATAACATGTAGTTTTGATAactaataaaaacatttcCGACTCGTTAATATTGGAGGGTATACCTTGCTCTGACATTTTACCAGATCGAATTCATGTATGTTGTGTTGCTGCATTTGTAACACTGATTGTAGGATCTGGAGTAGTGGCAGACCGCAAAAGAAACAAGTTCGAGCAAAATGCTTCAATCGCATACAGAACTGATATCAAAATCCTATGTGTGGCTAATAAGAACGGCTATATTTAGTAAACTATGAATACCTAAAACTACATAGCCATtgattaattaattatatcttCTAACAGAGGGGCTGTGGGGCTGACGGCAAATATAGGTGTATCTTAGTGTTTCTTCTCCAATCTGCAAACTTAGAGCATATCTGGGATGGAAGTCATTTTCCGAAAACGAAGACACCACATTATCTTTCGTCGCTCCTATCCTTTGCAGCGATGCATCATAACATATCGTGTTTGCTCAATAAGTCTCTGTAATCAAAAATCGACAGGTCCAAATGTCTCGAGACATCGAGACATTTGGAACACTACGTCATTTCAGTTACGAAATTGGTAAAAAACTATCATCTCTAAGAAACCGTTGTAATAACAGACGACTGTGTGCAAGAGCTAGCATCTGCCTTGCTTTTTCTGTGGCAGAAACGCATATTTTCCTTTTCGGGCTACACCTCCAGGTGCATTGTTGCTTTGTTGCGCTTACCTAATTCAGAATATACCGGCATTGGATGACATTGGATTAGGGCAGCAGAGCAACAAACAGTCTGTATTGAGTAGTTCCGTGAATAACCGGAGATACGTCGTAAATATTAACATGCATGTACATACTATGCTGCAACCTCATGCGACAGTCAGGGAGGAGAGGACACGAATACCTTTACTGTACGTTCCTCCTAGTTACCTTCGATATCGGAAACAGTCAGTTGTAATTGTTCCACCAAACACTTGACCCTGCGGACGATGTGATATGAGACGGAACAAACAATGGTTGTCTTGACCTCTCTTGTGAAACTGAATCCGGCAAAAAACGTGTCCTATTGAAACGATTTAGAGTCAAATAAAATCCCACCAAAGAATCATACGTTGCTCCTTCTCGTTAATCCTCACAACACAGCGTATCACTACAACTATAATTTAAGAGATAATGGGaaaaacttttcaattgcaTCAAATTCCCGCGCACAACATTTTGTGTTACTTTGGTAGCTGTCAGACGTGTACAGCTGTTcgatatatatacatatcCAAATGGAAGCTTGCACGAATGGGTCCTTGTCAAACAGGTATGTCTGAGACAAGTGTCTGATAACTCTAGGGTATTCATGATTACATACATGGATTTTTCCTAGGAATTACTGCGTCACGGTAGTGTCTACACAATAAGGATTTCGAAAACTAAGTTTAATTGACAATTTAAACTTTCGTAACTGCATACACACTAAGTTAACttgtttgttttaaattaaacaaaaaaattgatactTGTCAGTATTCTTAAACCTTGAAATAACACAGAGCCAACGCTGTATTGTATTGGtcaataaaaaacaatgcattgttttattaattctaataataatataagttttaatattacttATCCACTGTCACAAAATAGCCTTA
The nucleotide sequence above comes from Tetrapisispora phaffii CBS 4417 chromosome 3, complete genome. Encoded proteins:
- the TPHA0C00380 gene encoding exonuclease 1 (similar to Saccharomyces cerevisiae DIN7 (YDR263C) and EXO1 (YOR033C); ancestral locus Anc_5.625), with the translated sequence MGIQGLLPQLKNIQNPVSLNRYSGETLAIDGYAWLHRATFSCAHDLVLGNPTDKYLQFFIKKFAMLKSYNIQPYLVFDGNSLPVKKQTEVKRKEKRTENRSIAIKLWNSGERRNAMEYFQKSVDVTPEMAKCVIDYCKLHGIKYVVAPYEADPQLVYLEKHKIVHGIISEDSDLLVFGCRKLITKLNDFGECIEICRDNFNQVPKKFPIYELTDDQIRVMVCLSGCDYTDGILKIGLIRAIKLVRQHKTMDKIILALQREGKSVIPKTFLMEYYKACLAFQYQRVYCPNQKKIVSLNDLTDEVISKVSEKYEPKEMFVSIGLVINKHTKTWDCILNDTEVNHELHTKIARGELSPYDFNKNLVNREHKLQIQSKSDLSTASTSAVTTTSATVSKSIGIENYFSKTTENTNKAISTNYKTEHKKPIIDKISQCVKRRKLISNVQNINYRVDVRSKFFSGGSTITANTALLSATQSSNGWAKNSDSNQDSVDTDIPDSELPTQISSSYPILSSNQNISKPVAVSFSQTKPEASINVISVSNVIANDGEDTSEILSEVDDSLMKPMIDLVELDDQDENTSIKSDERVLLKDMPSEKTERSLFSSQKSATADKSNTKSLTFFQQFKYSPSQVATQTSNSISSRYTADCGSNLKSHSFNTIVNRNNSQALDDKENRLPSSSQLLQSEEKRSLSNTIIRKPLSISNPNKLKISKTLSLSDHKLTQSLKSSQDSEFQPIKITNALDKSNMSILHRNSIRFSSIGHLDDKNISKVDNRRSVSSLSKFIYKDK